The Drosophila yakuba strain Tai18E2 chromosome X, Prin_Dyak_Tai18E2_2.1, whole genome shotgun sequence DNA segment GGTTTGCCATCTGGGCCACCGCCTTGTAGTTCTCCGATAGCATCGATATAACCTCCTCCGGTGATCCGCCCGACTGGAAGTAGCGCTTCAGCTGCGTAAATATACCCGGCTCCATGATGTAGTCCGGTGTGAGGAACTTCTCCAGGCATTCCTGTATCGTCTTCTGCGGATTGTCCTCGAGCATTTCCTTTGATTGGTATAGGAAAACATTGTCTTTAGTTGTTATCTTTTATGGTTTATCTAGTAGCGTCATCAAATTGCCGGGATTGCCTGCCACGCCGTACACGCTTTATACTCAATTACCTCCGGATTGGTTTGTCCTTTGGCGCGGCCCTGCCAACCAGAGTCGTCATATTCCACTTccatattttcttaaaaacttatttacaataacataaaaatatttctcttaTTTTGATTAATTCTGCATTTTTAGTGTGACTGTATATTGTAAACGCAAAAATGACGCCCACAATTGAGCGGGTTATGCGCCGCTTACACTTGACAAACGCTTCAGTTAATTTGCTAGTAGCTTCTCTTTTTATTCACTACTATAttattccatttatttatatttatatatattcctttatttatattatatatattattataagttatatttgtaaatatatatatttgtatatatatgtaaatgcgTAGTTGGAATGTGGCTATTATtcaagaagaagaagcgcaCCAAAACATATCGATAATCACAATTGCCGCGAATGCCGGTTTTCGTAAACAAAGGTCGTGTTTTTGCgggtttttaataaacttgGAAAAATGTCGACCCAACGGAAGGATATGTGGAAGTTGCTCTACAACCACGTGAATCGGAACGTAAGCAACTTTTCCGGGGTGTACAGCGTTATCGAAGACATATTGTGCCAGGAGCCGAGCCTGATAAGCTGTTCGTTGGTGCGGGAGCTGCACAACAAATTCCAGGACACGTTCCTCCTGTGGCTGCTCAACAAGCTGGCCAAGTGCCTCAGTGAGTCTCCAGATAGCAGGTAAGATTGGCCACAAGCATTGGGCGCCAAACTTATGacccattttattttttgttacaGCGAGTGCATCAATCTGCAAAGGAAAATACTCAGCTCGTGCTGTTCCAATCATCCAAAGCTTTATGAACGCCTTGTACTGGCCTATGTGGAAGCCATCGAGGAGACGCACCTGCAGCTGAGTTCCCTGGACTTTGGCAAATTGTCTAATGAGCCAAAACCCACCATAACTGTCAGGATTTTCCGATGCGATGTGGAATGCCTGCAAGAGTTCGATCCGAACTGCGCCATCGAGGACATCAAGGTACTCCTTGAGCAAGCCGACATGTATGCCAAAAGCCTACTGGAGGTCCTCCAGCACGCCCATCACATTGGATACGCCACGCACGGCGACATCTTCTCGGGCAGCCTTCATCAGGCCCTGCTAATCCTCAAGGAGTGCGACATGGACACAAAACTGGCCAGCTTGAATTACTGCCACAGTGTCTTACGATCACAGTCGGCCAGCAGCTGGATAACAAATCCGGATGTTGAACATTATGCACACTTAACGCTAGAGGCGACGGCAATCATGTGGTCTGCGGTGGTCAAGTGGCTGGAGATGGGCTGTATGACGCGCCAGGAGTTGAAGCGTCTTAATATAACCACCAAGCTACTACTGGAAGTTATGCAGATGCGTGCTCGTCCAGCCCACCATCTTGGCTACCTGCTCTTGAACGAGATTCTTAGTTTGCCGACTTCCATTGAACTAGACGTTGGATTGCTGGAGACCTTAAGTTCCTATATTCAAGGCCAGCTAGAGCATTCGGTTGTACCATTGGAGCAACTGGTGCACTTGCAGCAGCTTTTGTTAAGCCATTGGCACTGCCACCCCACACATTTAGTGCCCTTATTGGCGCTAATGGGCTTGAAACAGGCTGAGATGCGCTCAGAAGTGGTGCAAGTCCTGACTCAAAGCCTCGTTCAAATCATGCAGAAGGAGGAGATATTGACGAAGGATTGGCAGAAACTGATTGCTATTTTACGTGGCTTTAGGCACTTGGAGCAACTCGTCCTGTCACAGAGTCAGCATAAAATAGCTGAACACGAGGGTCACATCGATTTCTCAGTTCTGGCCATGTTACCGCTGCAGTGTGAAATCATAAAGGTGGCGGATACCAACTGGAATAGCTTTTCAATGCAGTTGGTTGAGTTGGAATCAAGGTGCCCCTCAGACAAAAGGCACATATACCTGGAAATCTGCTCTCTTTTGATGCAAATCACATTTATTCGGCACTTTCTCAAGACTCAAACGCAACACCAGCTGCTGGCCATTCTTCAGCGTCATTTGGAGCTGTCCCACCTTTGCGCCATTCGCTTGGAGCCACCTTCTAGTGTACATACCCAAATGCAAGGCTTCTATGGCCAGCAGTACATGAGTCTTATTCAATCCGAGGAGACACAGGAGACGTTTTGTAACAACCTTTCTCTGCTGTACGTATCGGGTTTTATAAAGCCGGAGCAACTGATGAAAGCTCTGCCCACCATTATCAATCCAAGTGGACGTGCTCAAGTTATTCGACTATTGCTCTGCTCACAGCCAGGTACTTTAAGTGTCTTTAAAGTCCAAGATCGCATTGAGCTATACTGCCCGAAATGCATGCCACTGCCAAAGAAACTGCCTGGTACTTACCTCGGAAAATGCAAGCAACAGCTGCCATGTCCAGACTTTTCAAGCACCTCCCTCGAAATGATAGCAAaggattttttatttcatcCCGATTTTTCATACATTGCCCAGCACCTGGATCTTCTCAGCCTTGAACCCAATGTGATTCTTGGTCTGCTGAGTGAAACGGAGGCACTGCAAAAGGTTAACATTAAGATCGTCGGCCTGCTGGTCTCTGCGATGCGTGTGCGTTCGTCAGAGTTCTTGGAAAAATTGGCCAACCTTGTCCTAGCTGCTATTAAAGCAATGCTAGAGAAGCCGCTAGCAGAGCAAAACGTACTGCAGCAAAGACATATGCTCAACGTACTGACCGCCATTGCTCACATGGAGGACGATGAAATCTGGCTCTTTCACTGGTTCAAAATGACGTTCTTCTTTTTGGTGCACACTCGCTCACTGGTGGCACAAGAAGCTGTGCTGGCGGCCACCGAGATGTGTGCCAGCCAGGGTCTGCAGACGATTCATCTATGGAACTGGTACAAGCGAGATGCTCTCGACCTCGCCGTTCGCCTGGCATTGAACGTTTATCTTTCGGATGGCGTACGCTTCACCCGATCCCTCAGAGCGGTGAGTAATTATATGAACTTTTTAGCACCAAATTTGACCGGTCTGTTTGCAGCTTACGAAAATGTTGGGATTCACGTGCGTTCAGGAGTTCACCTGCAAGTACCATCGCCTTTTGACGACCATGGTCCTGCCGCATTGCATTGTGAATCCGCGTTGCAAGGGTGTTTTGGTATTGATAGCCAAGCAAATGCAGAAACACATTGGCACCCTGTTCTCCATCTCGTTCTTGCGGATCTACACGCACGTCTTCCTGACCGAGGAACCGGAGCTGGCCAACAGTTGCATTGAGCTGGTGGTCAGTTGCACACAATCCAGCCTGCAACAGCTAATGAATGCAGATGTCAAGGTTGGCAgcagtttatttatattgtttttattattttcttattattttatttggttatcTTTTGTAGCAAACGGTGGCCGAGCTGCTTATTTATTTCAACCGGAACCCCACATTCGTTATGCGATCCTTCCAAAGCCTCCTGCAGTTATCAATCGGTTCCGTGGAGGAGTTGTCAAGTCAAACCGCCAATGCAGAGTTTGCGAATTTCATTGCTGAGCGTTTCCTTGGTGTGATCACCTACTTCGAGAGCTGCCTGAGCGAACCATCTTTTGAAAAGCCATTGAAGGAGGAGACTTTGTACAGTTTGGGCCAGATTATGCGATTCGTGGGCTCCCAGCATGTCACCCAGTTTCGATTCAAAATCATTGCCATGCTGAGTTTCGTTCACACCCTGCAGGAGCCACGGCTCCAGCGAATTTGTCTAAAGATCTGGCACATATTTCTGCATGTTGTAAATGTGCAGGAGCTGGGACCCTCGCTGGGCAGAATTGTGGCCACCTTGCAGCCGCTGCTGGCGGACAGCGAGAGCGTGAAGCAGGTCAACGATCTGTATGAATTTATAATCCTGCGCAATGCCTCCATGCTGGGCACCTTTATAACAGATCTGTACTTCCTAGATCGCATGGAGAATGTTTCGCCCTCCATTCAAAAATGCATCAGAAGGCATACATCACACCTAGACCTGAAGGGAttggcggaggaggaggagggtcAACCGCCACCGTTGGTGGAGCAGTTACGTTTCCTACAAAAACACATAACCGATGAATGCCTCCAGGTGCGCGTCTATGCCCTTCAACATCTTGGCGAACTCTTCGGTAGGCGACGATCCCAGCTAAACAGTACGATTCTTAGTGAACTTCCGCTGGAGCCACTGCTTGAGCAGATTGTGAATGTTCTAATGGCCGGCTGCCAGCACGATGACAGCCAACTGCAAATGGCATCGGCCAAGTGCCTCGGAGAACTGGGAGCCATCGATGCAAGCTACCTGCCATCGAACTATAATTTTGCTAGTCCGCAGCAGTTGCCGCTCAACATTTTATCGGATGATTTTGCGGTTTTGGCGCTGAATTCGCTGTGCCGCGGCTATCAGTTCCAGCAGAAGACAAAGCATGTGGATAGCTTTTCGCTGGCCATCCAGGAGACGCTAGCCATTTGCGGCATCTCGCCCAAGGAACAGAAGAAGGTGCAGCTATGGCAATCGCTGCCTGCACGAATGCGCCAGGTCATGGAACCGATGCTTCATTCCTGTTACACCTGCGTTCATCGACCCAGCACCTGTTTGCAGCAGCCGCTCTTTGGGAGCCACTACTCTCACAACTTTTATGAGGAATGGGCGTTTCTCTGGGCAAGCCGATTGATTGACTACATCCCATCCTCGGATACGCGCCATCTGCTCAGCTCCTACAAGCCGTGCATCAAGCGGGATAGTAATATGCTAAGCACATTCTATCCGTACATTCTGTTGCACGCACTGATTGAGTGCACGCCGGAGCAGAGGAATCACATCCAGGAGGAGTTCATGGCGGTGCTGCAGGCAAACGAGGAAAGCTCGAGCTCAGTCAGGGGCCGCCAGGAACTTGGAGCCATTAAGGAAAACGCCTTCAAGCAATTCGAGTCTAAAAAGTACGCCGCGGGAATCAAGCCACTGGCAAGCAATTTGGTTTCGGAGCGAAAGGAAGATTCCAGTCGTGTTCCACGCTTGGCTGGCAAGCTGTGCGCTGAACTCTTGGATTTCCTGCAGCGCTGGCTGAGGGAGTGGCAGCGAATTCACGGCCGGAGCACCGGCGGAAAGCCACCAGAAACGATAGATCCTAACTACCGAAAGATCCATGAGTTTGTCAATCTGATACCCAAGCTATTGGTATCTCGCGCCAGCTACAATTGCGGCGAATATGCTCGTTCGCTTAGCTACCTGGAAAGCTATCTGGAGGAAGGCGAGGACAAGTCGAAAAGGCTGTTGGAACAATTTACATTCCTCGTTGAAGTGTACGGCTCACTCAGAGATCCCGATTCTGTGGAGGGAGCCGTGCAGGTTCGCAGCTACGACATGAGTGTGACGCAAGACATTCTCGTCAATCGGCTGGTGGAGCGGCAGCAGGACATGATCACCTCCTACGAGCAGCTGCTCTCCAGCACGGACCAGATGCAGCCGGATCACGTGCGCGCCATGATCGATGCCTACTTGAGGGACACCCCGAAAACAGCACAGCTAATCGCCGATGGTCTGTGGCAGCGACTATCCGATCAGTACTCCGATCAATGCTTTGCCGAGTGCAAATCAGAGTTACTCTGGCGCCTGGGCAGCTATGatgagctggaggagctgcagtCCAACTGGCCAGCTCAGTGTTCGCAAGGCTGTCTTAAGCTGCGCAAGCCACTTACCACGCGCACCGAGTTCGACTCGTTGCTGGACGAGATGCGCGAATCggtgctggaggagctgcgtAGCTGCTCGGCTGTTCAGCAGCATTCATATGCTAATGCATACGATGCCGTGCTGAAACTTCACTTGGTTCATGAACTCCACTGCAGCCTGGAGCTCGTGGAGAAGCTCGAACAGGATCAGGATCGCGACAAGCAGGAGAAGCTAATGAAAACATACTTCGAGGACTGGCAGCATCGCCTCCAGGTTATACAACCGCAAGTACGCGTCCAGGAGTCTATATACAGCTTTCGGCGAAATATACTCGCCGAGCTACAACGCCGCCTGACACCACAGCGCACCCATTTGCTGCCCCATCTCAAGACGGAGCTGGCCAGAATCTGGCTGAACAGTGCCCAAATCAATCGCAACGCCGGTCAACTGCAGCGTGCCCAGCTTTACATACTCAAGGCGGCGGAGTACCAGCCCACGGGGCTCTTCATCGAGCGAGCCAAACTGCTGTGGCAAAAGGGGGATCAAGTGATGGCCATGAACTatctggaggagcagctgtCCATCATGCGATCGGGCTGCCAGGGCAACGTAAAGCAACTGGCACCGGAGCAACGGCATCTCTTCTTTCGCGGAAAGTACTTGCAGGCGGTGTATAGCGCCGAGTCCATGCACCTGTGCGCGGATGCAGTGCTGAAGTACTTCCAAGAGGCCATTGCTGTCCATCGGCAATCGGAGAGCTGTCACGTACAGATGGCGCAATTCTTGGAGAAGATACTCGAGGCCAGGCAGAGTGGCAAATCGGAGCACACTGGCGAGCGCGACGATATGCTGATCAATGTGATGGTCAACTATGCCAAGTCGCTGCGCTATGGCAGCGAGCATGTCTACCAGTCGATGCCACGACTGATCAGCCTCTGGCTGGACACCACCGAAACCTCCACCAACACAGAGCAGGTGAAGAAGATGAACGATTTGCTGACAAACTGCTGCACCGCACTGCCCACGGCTGTGTTCTACACGGTGTACTCCCAGATGCTGAGTCGCCTCTGTCATCCAGTTAACGATGTGTTCACCGTTCTACGTAATGTGATAATCAAACTGGTGGAGGCGTATCCGCAGCAGTCGCTGTGGATGCTCTTGCCGCATTTCAAGTCGGCCAAGGCGCACAGGATCAAGCGCTGCAAGCTAGTGCTCACCGACAGCCGCCTGCAGAATTCCACGTTCCAAAAACTGCTGCAGGACTTTAACTCGCTCACAGAGCGTCTCATGGATCTCACCAACAAGGAGGTGGCCCTGGATCGCACGTACAAGTTGAGTGACCTGGACACACGCCTCTCCAAACTATGCAAACAGCCAGAATTTTCCAACATACTGCTGCCGTTTGAGAAGTACATGCAGCCAACACTGCCACTAaattccgattccaattcaTCTGCGGTGCCGCATCTTTCGGCAAGCACATCGACTGCCAACTGGTTTCCCTACCAGCAGATCTACATCAGTGGCTTCCAGGAGTCTGTGCTGATCCTGCGCTCGGCTGCCAAACCCAAGAAGCTGACCATACGCTGCAGCGATGGCAAGGACTACGATGTGCTGGTGAAGCCCAAAGATGATTTGCGCCGCGATGCTCGCATGATGGAGTTCAATGGCCTGGTCAAACGATATCTGCACCAGGACGCACCGGCCAGGCAGCGGCGCCTCCACATCCGCACATATGCCGTGCTGCCGTTCAACGAGGAGTGCGGCCTGGTCGAGTGGCTGCCCAATCTGGCGTCGTATCGAAGTATATGTATGAGTCTGTATGCTCAGCGCAGGCAGGTGATGTCCACCCGAGTCCTGCAGAGTCTGGCTGTGCCGCTGCACGAATCGATAGAGCGCAAGCGAGAGGTCTTCACCAAGCAGCTGATACCTGCCCATCCGCCGGTCTTCCAGGAGTGGCTGCGTCAACGCTTCGCCACACCGCACAGTTGGTACGAGGCGAGAAATACCTACATTCGTACCGTGGCCGTCATGTCCATGGTGGGATATATACTCGGGCTGGGCGATCGCCACGGGGAGAACATCCTGTTCGCCGAGGGCAACGGCGACGCTGTTCACGTCGACTTCAATTGCCTGTTCAATCAGGGCGAGCTGCTGACCTATCCGGAGGTGGTGCCCTTCCGTCTCACACAGAACATGATCGTTGCCATGGGTCCGCTGGGCGTGGAGGGCAGCTATCGCAAGTGCTGCGAGATTACGCTGCGTCTGCTCAAGCAGGAGACCAAGACCCTGATGTCCATCCTGCGGCCCTTTGTCTACGATGTGGGTGCACAGACGCGGAATGGCGCCGCCACTGCCAAAATCACAAAGGATGTGCAGCGCATCGCCGATCGCCTGCAAGGACACGTAAGTACAGTGCCTCAGCTATGTTGTTTCAAGCTAATGAATGCTTTACTTCTTGCAGGTTAAACGCCAGCAGGCGAACAGCATTCCTCTCTCGACCGAAGGACAGGTGAACTTCCTCATTAACGAGGCCACCAAGGTGGACAACTTGGCTGTCATGTACATTGGCTGGGGAGCGTTTCTTTGAAGCGTTTCTCTGTtgtttttatacatatgtataaatgatTCATGTTGAATTTATATAAGTCAGGGAAAGTAGATATGCACAATTATTGCCTCGACTGTTAATTGTTACATATACATGCTGTTGCATTTGACAATAATTCGTTCTGTTACACAAGTTAAAAAGCACATACTTAATTAAATACACCTCTGTTAACTGTTTTGTACAAAGCACTAGTATTAGGAAATATTCACAAACTGTCCATCGAATTCATTGCCTGctttattaaaatcatttgTAAGTGTCTTAGACTACTGGCCCACTCTTGGGTGGCACCTTCCTGTACATATCATTAACGACCTTGATAACAAAGTCGGGCAGCAGGCAAGCTGCCGAGCAAATGATGGTGAACAGCCAGATGGGAAGCGAGCTGAGGAACTGGTTGTAGACATCGTACAGCTCGCCACTGGCGTACAGGTTGTAGAGGTACGTGGTCAGCATGAAGGCGGCAATGGAGGCGAGGATCATGGCAAAGTTGCGATAGGTCATGTAGCGGGCAACCAGCAGCAGTTTCAGGTTGCCCACAATCACGATGATGGTGATGAGCATGGTGCCAAAGGTCTGGAAACTGGCCGTCTGTCCGCCATTGAAGAGGACATTCGCATCGTTGAGCATCGCGTAGGTGAAGTAGAAGATTATAAAGCACTGGACAAATCCGTTGAGTATCCACAAACTGAAAACTCCCATCGAGGCTTGCCTGTTGTGCGCTAGTGGCTTGTATAGCTCCGGATGACTGTAATGGCAATGGAACTGGGTAAGATGATGCACTTGTGTTATAAGCAATATTCCC contains these protein-coding regions:
- the LOC6524967 gene encoding serine/threonine-protein kinase ATR, encoding MSTQRKDMWKLLYNHVNRNVSNFSGVYSVIEDILCQEPSLISCSLVRELHNKFQDTFLLWLLNKLAKCLSESPDSSECINLQRKILSSCCSNHPKLYERLVLAYVEAIEETHLQLSSLDFGKLSNEPKPTITVRIFRCDVECLQEFDPNCAIEDIKVLLEQADMYAKSLLEVLQHAHHIGYATHGDIFSGSLHQALLILKECDMDTKLASLNYCHSVLRSQSASSWITNPDVEHYAHLTLEATAIMWSAVVKWLEMGCMTRQELKRLNITTKLLLEVMQMRARPAHHLGYLLLNEILSLPTSIELDVGLLETLSSYIQGQLEHSVVPLEQLVHLQQLLLSHWHCHPTHLVPLLALMGLKQAEMRSEVVQVLTQSLVQIMQKEEILTKDWQKLIAILRGFRHLEQLVLSQSQHKIAEHEGHIDFSVLAMLPLQCEIIKVADTNWNSFSMQLVELESRCPSDKRHIYLEICSLLMQITFIRHFLKTQTQHQLLAILQRHLELSHLCAIRLEPPSSVHTQMQGFYGQQYMSLIQSEETQETFCNNLSLLYVSGFIKPEQLMKALPTIINPSGRAQVIRLLLCSQPGTLSVFKVQDRIELYCPKCMPLPKKLPGTYLGKCKQQLPCPDFSSTSLEMIAKDFLFHPDFSYIAQHLDLLSLEPNVILGLLSETEALQKVNIKIVGLLVSAMRVRSSEFLEKLANLVLAAIKAMLEKPLAEQNVLQQRHMLNVLTAIAHMEDDEIWLFHWFKMTFFFLVHTRSLVAQEAVLAATEMCASQGLQTIHLWNWYKRDALDLAVRLALNVYLSDGVRFTRSLRALTKMLGFTCVQEFTCKYHRLLTTMVLPHCIVNPRCKGVLVLIAKQMQKHIGTLFSISFLRIYTHVFLTEEPELANSCIELVVSCTQSSLQQLMNADVKQTVAELLIYFNRNPTFVMRSFQSLLQLSIGSVEELSSQTANAEFANFIAERFLGVITYFESCLSEPSFEKPLKEETLYSLGQIMRFVGSQHVTQFRFKIIAMLSFVHTLQEPRLQRICLKIWHIFLHVVNVQELGPSLGRIVATLQPLLADSESVKQVNDLYEFIILRNASMLGTFITDLYFLDRMENVSPSIQKCIRRHTSHLDLKGLAEEEEGQPPPLVEQLRFLQKHITDECLQVRVYALQHLGELFGRRRSQLNSTILSELPLEPLLEQIVNVLMAGCQHDDSQLQMASAKCLGELGAIDASYLPSNYNFASPQQLPLNILSDDFAVLALNSLCRGYQFQQKTKHVDSFSLAIQETLAICGISPKEQKKVQLWQSLPARMRQVMEPMLHSCYTCVHRPSTCLQQPLFGSHYSHNFYEEWAFLWASRLIDYIPSSDTRHLLSSYKPCIKRDSNMLSTFYPYILLHALIECTPEQRNHIQEEFMAVLQANEESSSSVRGRQELGAIKENAFKQFESKKYAAGIKPLASNLVSERKEDSSRVPRLAGKLCAELLDFLQRWLREWQRIHGRSTGGKPPETIDPNYRKIHEFVNLIPKLLVSRASYNCGEYARSLSYLESYLEEGEDKSKRLLEQFTFLVEVYGSLRDPDSVEGAVQVRSYDMSVTQDILVNRLVERQQDMITSYEQLLSSTDQMQPDHVRAMIDAYLRDTPKTAQLIADGLWQRLSDQYSDQCFAECKSELLWRLGSYDELEELQSNWPAQCSQGCLKLRKPLTTRTEFDSLLDEMRESVLEELRSCSAVQQHSYANAYDAVLKLHLVHELHCSLELVEKLEQDQDRDKQEKLMKTYFEDWQHRLQVIQPQVRVQESIYSFRRNILAELQRRLTPQRTHLLPHLKTELARIWLNSAQINRNAGQLQRAQLYILKAAEYQPTGLFIERAKLLWQKGDQVMAMNYLEEQLSIMRSGCQGNVKQLAPEQRHLFFRGKYLQAVYSAESMHLCADAVLKYFQEAIAVHRQSESCHVQMAQFLEKILEARQSGKSEHTGERDDMLINVMVNYAKSLRYGSEHVYQSMPRLISLWLDTTETSTNTEQVKKMNDLLTNCCTALPTAVFYTVYSQMLSRLCHPVNDVFTVLRNVIIKLVEAYPQQSLWMLLPHFKSAKAHRIKRCKLVLTDSRLQNSTFQKLLQDFNSLTERLMDLTNKEVALDRTYKLSDLDTRLSKLCKQPEFSNILLPFEKYMQPTLPLNSDSNSSAVPHLSASTSTANWFPYQQIYISGFQESVLILRSAAKPKKLTIRCSDGKDYDVLVKPKDDLRRDARMMEFNGLVKRYLHQDAPARQRRLHIRTYAVLPFNEECGLVEWLPNLASYRSICMSLYAQRRQVMSTRVLQSLAVPLHESIERKREVFTKQLIPAHPPVFQEWLRQRFATPHSWYEARNTYIRTVAVMSMVGYILGLGDRHGENILFAEGNGDAVHVDFNCLFNQGELLTYPEVVPFRLTQNMIVAMGPLGVEGSYRKCCEITLRLLKQETKTLMSILRPFVYDVGAQTRNGAATAKITKDVQRIADRLQGHVKRQQANSIPLSTEGQVNFLINEATKVDNLAVMYIGWGAFL